One stretch of Podospora bellae-mahoneyi strain CBS 112042 chromosome 2, whole genome shotgun sequence DNA includes these proteins:
- a CDS encoding hypothetical protein (COG:E; EggNog:ENOG503NYDT) gives MAPFYRGHHVLISQTCELSVRPKYSIIRSSSFIWQSSPSTSKPLPTLPTTTHIPYTMAPGILVEEPAAQLPQVTKSNLDAPRHIFPDGIRTSGQHPPLYDVLKPYSEFPKEITGRTVWKRDDFINNPEKWVHPFTDEEVAELSATADAFIASGTPLTGISKENFVLPKLGKVLTDLREDLLNGKGFILFKRFPADVWGPEKNAVAYMGLGTYLGYFVSQNGRGHVLGHVKDVGDDPTQIHTVRIYRTAARQFFHADDGDIVGLLCVHRAQEGGESDIVSVHNVWNILQKEHPDVAETLTKPIWYFDRKGEVSDGQEEWVRQPIVYIENGGQGRLYCKWDPYYVKSLTRFSDKGIIPPLSEEQLHALKVLEDTCQQEALHMVLEVGDIQFLSNAHLLHARTAYKDFAPPAPRRHLLRLWLATPEGEGGWALPMPDSHEKKRGGIQVNDTPPRAPLDAE, from the exons ATGGCCCCCTTCTATCGAGGACACCATGTACTTATAAGCCAGACATGTGAGCTCTCGGTCAGACCCAAATATTCCATTATCAGATCAAGCTCTTTCATTTGGCAGTCATCACCCAGCACTTCCAAACCGCTCCCTACCttacccaccaccacacacataCCATACACAATGGCTCCCGGAATCCTAGTAGAAGAGCCTGCGGCTCAACTTCCTCAAGTCACCAAGAGCAACCTCGATGCCCCCCGCCACATCTTCCCTGACGGCATCCGCACATCTGGCCAGCACCCCCCTCTCTACGACGTCCTGAAGCCCTACTCTGAGTTCCCCAAGGAGATCACCGGCCGCACAGTATGGAAGCGCGATgacttcatcaacaaccctgAGAAGTGGGTGCACCCCTTCacagatgaggaggttgccgagTTGTCCGCCACCGCCGACGCTTTCATCGCCAGCGGCACACCACTCACCGGCATCTCCAAGGAGAACTTTGTCCTTCCCAAGCTCGGCAAGGTCTTGACTGACCTCCGGGAAGATCTCCTCAACGGCAAGggcttcatcctcttcaagcGCTTCCCTGCCGATGTTTGGGGCCCAGAGAAGAACGCCGTCGCCTACATGGGTCTCGGCACCTATCTTGGATACTTTGTCTCTCAGAACGGCCGCGGCCACGTCCTCGGCCACGTCAAGGATGTCGGTGATGACCCGACTCAGATCCACACCGTCCGCATCTATCGCACTGCCGCCCGCCAGTTCTTCCAcgctgatgatggtgatatcGTCGGTCTTTTGTGCGTACACCGCGCCcaggaaggtggtgagagCGACATTGTCTCGGTTCACAACGTCTGGAACATTCTCCAGAAGGAGCACCCTGATGTTGCCGAGACTCTGACCAAGCCGATCTGGTACTTTGACCGCAAGGGTGAGGTCAGCGATGGCCAGGAGGAGTGGGTTCGCCAGCCTATTGTTTACATAGAGAACGGTGGCCAGGGCCGCCTCTACTGCAAGTGGGACCCCTACTATGTCAAGTCTTTGACCAGATTCTCCGACAAGGGCATCATTCCTCCTCTCAGCGAGGAGCAACTTCATGCTCTGAAGGTGCTTGAGGATACCTGCCAGCAGGAGGCTCTGCACAtggttttggaggttggagaCATTCAGTTCTTGAGTAATGCTCACTTGCTCCATGCTCGCACTGCTTACAAGG ACTTTgcccctcccgctcccagAAGACATCTCCTCAGACTCTGGCTCGCCACTcccgagggtgagggcgggTGGGCTCTTCCCATGCCTGACAGCCATGAGAAGAAGCGTGGTGGTATCCAGGTCAACGACACTCCTCCTCGTGCGCCTCTTGATGCCGAGTAA
- a CDS encoding hypothetical protein (COG:G; CAZy:GH47; EggNog:ENOG503PC3A) encodes MRQFPQGSPQWLPKVQKFIETEPAAERQVRLERRDAVKKVFQRCWNSYRKHAWMSDEIMPISGGKRDVFGGWGATLVDSLDTLWIMDLKDEFKEAVEAASKIDFSKAPGDKVNVFETNIRYLGGFLAAYDLSGDRRLLRKATEVGEMLYVAFDTPNRMPMTRWDAVDASKNKPQEADESVLLAEIGTFALEFTRLSLLTKDPKWFDAAHRITELLHKQQDTTRFPGMWPVIVNARTTEFNLHNDFTIGAMADSWYEYLPKAHALVGGLLPQYREMYEKAMEAVIKRNVFRPMLPDNADVLVSGLVSVSRSGDDTVYSLKPEGQHLVCFAGGMLALGGKLVENQTHVSVGEKLMDGCIWTYSHMPVGIMPETFTMLPCPLTISPEKPECTFSETKWKNAIKKKHISKGFTSLPDTRYILRPEAIESVFILYRTTGRKDLPEKAWKMFEAIEKNTKTELANAALSDITRYDPENEDPEKTDSMESFWLGETLKYFYLMFSEPDLISLDEWVFNTEAHPLRRLVPDLKGLFD; translated from the exons ATGCGCCAGTTTCCACAGGGCTCCCCACAGTGGCTTCCAAAGGTTCAAAAGTTCATCGAGACTGAACCCGCAGCAGAGCGTCAAGTTCGACTCGAACGCCGAGATGCCGTCAAGAAAGTCTTTCAGCGTTGTTGGAACTCGTACCGCAAGCATGCCTGGATGAGTGACGAGATCATGCCCATCAGCGGTGGGAAGCGCGATGTCTTTGGCGGCTGGGGAGCAACCTTGGTCGACAGTCTCGACACCCTCTGGATCATGGACCTGAAAGATGAGTTCAAGGAGGCAGTGGAAGCTGCGTCCAAGATCGACTTTTCCAAAGCCCCGGGAGACAAAGTGAACGTATTTGAGACCAACATTCGATATCTGGGTGGCTTTCTGGCAGCCTACGACCTAAGTGGCGATAGACGGCTCCTACGTAAAGCAACAGAGGTTGGAGAAATGCTCTATGTCGCCTTCGATACTCCCAACCGCATGCCAATGACAAGATGGGACGCTGTGGATGCATCCAAAAACAAACCCCAGGAAGCCGACGAATCCGTCCTTCTTGCCGAGATTGGCACATTCGCTCTGGAGTTCACCAGGCTTTCTCTCCTCACCAAAGACCCAAAATGGTTCGACGCTGCGCATCGCATCACTGAGCTCCTGCATAAGCAACAAGACACCACGCGTTTCCCAGGAATGTGGCCTGTCATTGTCAACGCCCGCACCACAGAATTCAACCTACATAATGACTTCACCATCGGGGCCATGGCTGACTCTTGGTACGAATATCTCCCAAAGGCCCATGCTCTCGTCGGGGGTCTACTACCACAATATCGCGAAATGTATGAAAAGGCCATGGAGGCAGTCATCAAACGAAATGTCTTCCGGCCTATGCTTCCAGACAACGCCGACGTCCTTGTCTCTGGCCTTGTCTCTGTCTCCCGAAGCGGCGATGACACTGTCTACTCTCTCAAACCAGAAGGCCAGCATCTCGTTTGCTTCGCAGGTGGTATGCTCGCCCTCGGTGGCAAGCTTGTGGAGAACCAAACCCATGTGTCTGTCGGGGAGAAACTGATGGATGGTTGCATCTGGACCTATTCACACATGCCCGTGGGGATCATGCCAGAGACATTCACCATGCTTCCCTGTCCTTTAACAATCTCGCCCGAGAAGCCAGAGTGTACGTTTTCCGAGACCAAGTGGAAAAATGCGATCAAAA AAAAGCACATCTCCAAGGGGTTCACGTCGCTTCCGGATACTCGATACATTCTCCGACCTGAAGCAATCGAGTCGGTATTTATTCTCTACCGCACAACCGGCCGAAAGGACTTGCCTGAAAAAGCATGGAAGATGTTTGAAGCTATCGAGAAGAATACCAAGACTGAGCTCGCCAACGCGGCACTGTCGGATATTACTCGTTATGACCCTGAGAACGAGGAT CCGGAGAAGACGGACTCGATGGAGAGCTTTTGGCTGGGTGAGACGTTGAAGTATTTTTATTTGATGTTCAGTGAGCCGGACTTGATTAGTCTGGATGAGTGGGTTTTTAATACGGAGGCCCATccgctgaggaggttggtgccTGATTTGAAGGGGCTGTTTGATTGA
- a CDS encoding hypothetical protein (COG:P; EggNog:ENOG503NXET) produces the protein MSSTGAGENRGELPRRLRALARRGWKVLRVNWHLGVTAFGGPPVHFKIFNEKFVQKSKWVDEQVFQEIFSISQSLSGPASTKMLYCINLLHGGFMAALFSFLLWSLPGAIGMFGLSIGVSSIDENLPRIVYALLSGLNSATVGVIALAAVELSQKAITDPLTRIIVFVTAAAGMLYNALWYFPVLMLVSGVATLVNDYRWIHRPLGALVRKVKRKRATHPEAGPQNNATTTRNTHELGPSQPGPSSELPVSEDEANKNERPSGSTAENEPRIVPQELRFNMSWKTGTVIIVTFFLSFIVAMVLRSVLPDPGPPILYRLFSNMYLAGTIIFGGGPVVIPLLREYVVAEGWVSARDFLIGLALIQAFPGPNFNIAVFLGSLTAINAGHSSVGGALIAWVAIFSPGLILVHGTMGLWSAARNRRWVKSVLRGINAGAVGLIYTAVYRIFMVGYIDQGFQAGRSLGDDPWWVVITATSYVGGRYFKLNAPSAIVLGGLMGLIRYGVVNA, from the exons ATGAGCTCCACTGGAGCCGGTGAAAATAGGGGGGAACTGCCCCGCCGTCTCCGGGCGCTGGCCCGCCGCGGGTGGAAGGTCCTCCGGGTCAATTGGCATCTTGGGGTTACTGCGTTTGGTGGTCCACCGGTCCACTTCAAGATT TTCAACGAAAAGTTCGTCCAAAAGTCAAAATGGGTCGATGAACAGGTCTTTCAGGAGATCTTCAGCATCTCGCAATCGCTGTCAGGACCCGCCAGCACAAAAATGCTCTACTGCATCAACCTGCTCCACGGCGGGTTTATGGCAGCATTGTTTAGCTTCCTGCTCTGGAGTCTTCCGGGGGCCATCGGCATGTTTGGCCTCTCCATCGGCGTGTCGAGCATTGACGAGAACTTGCCGCGAATCGTGTATGCGCTGCTCTCCGGCCTCAACTCCGCTACTGTCGGCGTGATTgcgctggcggcggtggagctGTCCCAGAAGGCCATCACTGATCCATTGACGAGGATAATTGTCTTTgtcactgctgctgctggcatGTTGTACAACGCCCTGTGGTACTTTCCCGTCTTGATGCTTGTGTCTGGTGTTGCGACCTTGGTCAATGACTACCGTTGGATCCATCGCCCACTCGGAGCTctggtgaggaaggtgaagcGAAAGAGGGCGACGCACCCCGAAGCTGGCCCTCAAAACAAtgccacaacaacaagaaataCCCATGAACTTGGGCCATCGCAACCCGGGCCCAGCTCAGAACTTCCAGTCAGCGAAGATGAGGCCAATAAGAATGAGCGCCCGTCAGGGTCGACTGCTGAGAACGAACCACGCATTGTGCCACAGGAGCTGAGGTTCAACATGTCATGGAAGACTGGCACAGTCATCATCGTgaccttcttcctcagcttCATCGTGGCCATGGTGCTACGCAGTGTTCTTCCCGACCCCGGCCCTCCCATCCTCTACCgcctcttctccaacatgTACCTTGCGGGCACAATCATCTTTGGCGGTGGACCCGTCGTCATCCCTTTGCTGCGAGAGTACGTTGTTGCCGAAGGGTGGGTGAGCGCTCGCGACTTTTTGATCGGCCTCGCCCTCATCCAAGCCTTCCCGGGCCCCAACTTCAACATTGCTGTCTTCCTCGGGAGTTTGACGGCCATCAACGCCGGACACAGCTCTGTTGGAGGCGCCTTGATTGCCTGGGTTGCCATCTTCAGCCCAGGCTTGATCTTGGTCCATGGCACCATGGGACTCTGGAGCGCGGCAAGGAACAGGAGATGGGTCAAATCTGTGCTCAGAGGCATCAACGCCGGCGCCGTGGGCTTGATCTATACGGCCGTGTATCGAATCTTCATGGTGGGGTATATTGACCAAGGATTCCAGGCTGGTCGCAGTTTGGGTGATGATCCCTGGTGGGTTGTCATCACAGCTACCAGCTATGTTGGTGGTCGGTACTTCAAGTTGAATGCTCCGTCCGCCATTGTGTTGGGTGGTTTGATGGGCTTGATCAGGTACGGTGTGGTGAATGCGTGA
- a CDS encoding hypothetical protein (COG:S; EggNog:ENOG503P0EN), with protein MHWSSAAALALVAPASALLRFGCSQLVVERTDPLVNPGVAPSPHLHQIIGGNAFNISMEAAAGDIAKKATCTTCQFSEDFSNYWTAVLFFKARNGSVHRVPQIPNAGFEGSNGGMTVYYMQDGLVNYQQTSKVTAFKTGFRMLIGEAMYRNRAQASKFRQITYTCLKTFGTRYPETMDFPKEPCNFGIMSNVRFPTCWDGKNLDSPDHMAHMSYPESGTFEGGGPCPASHPVRVPQLMYEVIWDTRQFNNKDLWPEDGSQPFLWSMDDSTGFGSHGDYMFGWLDDSLQRAMDSPCYVNCPTLKSQSISAMNQCSVPTVVDEPINGWLKALPGAAEES; from the exons ATGCACTGGAGCTCCGCTGCAGCTCTTGCGCTGGTCGCTCCGGCGTCAGCCCTGCTTCGATTCGGCTGTTCTCAGTTGGTCGTTGAGCGAACCGATCCCCTCGTCAACCCCGGCGTGGCACCATCTCCGCATCTTCATCAGATTATCGGTGGT AATGCCTTCAATATTTCCATGGAAGCCGCTGCCGGTGATATCGCCAAGAAGGCGACTTGCACAACTTGCCAATTCTCCGAAGACTTTTCCAACTACTGGACAGCAGTGTTGTTCTTCAAGGCGAGAAATGGAAGCGTCCATCGAGTACCGCAGATTCCTAACGCCGGCTTCGAAGGTTCCAATGGTGGCATGACTGTGTATTACATGCAAGACGGCCTGGTCAACTACCAGCAAACTTCCAAGGTGACGGCGTTCAAGACTGGCTTCCGTATGCTCATCGGCGAGGCCATGTACCGCAACCGAGCCCAGGCATCCAAGTTCCGTCAAATCACCTACACCTGCCTCAAGACTTTTGGCACGCGTTATCCCGAGACAATGGATTTCCCCAAGGAGCCATGCAACTTCGGAATTATGTCCAACGTTCGTTTCCCAACCTGTTGGGACGGAAAGAATCTTGACTCTCCCGATCACATGGCGCACATGTCATATCCCGAGTCTGGAACCTTCGAAGGCGGTGGTCCTTGCCCAGCTTCGCACCCAGTGCGTGTGCCTCAGCTCATGTACGAGGTTATCTGGGACACAAGGCAGTTCAACAACAAGGACTTATGGCCCGAGGATGGGTCTCAGCCTTTCCTGTGGTCGATGGATGATTC GACTGGCTTCGGATCGCATGGTGACTACATGTTTGGCTGGTTGGACGACTCGCTACAGCGTGCCATGGACAGTCCCTGCTACGTCAACTGCCCGACTCTCAAGAGCCAGAGCATCTCGGCGATGAACCAGTGCTCGGTACCGACCGTGGTCGACGAGCCCATCAATGGCT GGCTCAAAGCACTTCCCGGCGCTGCGGAGGAATCTTAG
- a CDS encoding hypothetical protein (EggNog:ENOG503PDKN; COG:S), with protein MHLTSVLSLAALPLLTSASPISTRQTTSNGTSCSNTSFNDFQWQASNFDFHASFIFSTPAHQNSWGYASFDLFNPADKSTVQCSAASNQINDFFYGTIQYSCNDTLRGGSTKFDFNRPSGELRVEQSWTCRDQDPQYPITFTAKGSANVTLGCTEDFYQNANWTMGDIYSRRTITCGKVDSAVVPYEISAIA; from the exons ATGCATCTCACTTCCGTCCTCTCCCTTGCGgcactccccctcctcacctcggcctcccccatctccaccagGCAAACGACCTCAAACGGGACCTCTtgctccaacacctccttcaACGACTTCCAATGGCAGGCATCCAACTTTGACTTTCACGCCTCATTCATTTTTAGCACCCCCGCACACCAAAACTCCTGGGGCTACGCCTCCTTCGACCTCTTCAACCCCGCCGATAAGAGCACAGTTCAATGTTCTGCCGCTAGCAACCAGATCAATGACTTCTTCTACGGCACCATTCAATACAGCTGCAACGACACCCTCCGCGGAGGCTCCACTAAGTTTGACTTCAACAGGCCTTCCGGCGAGTTGAGAGTGGAACAGAGCTGGACCTGCAGAGACCAGGACCCGCAGTACCC CATCACATTCACTGCCAAGGGCTCAGCAAACGTCACCCTCGGCTGCACCGAGGACTTTTACCAGAATGCCAACTGGACTATGGGCGACATTTACTCTAGGAGAACGATCACCTGCGGCAAGGTCGACTCGGCCGTCGTCCCCTATGAGATCTCAGCTATTGCCTGA
- a CDS encoding hypothetical protein (EggNog:ENOG503PR15), with amino-acid sequence MTKPLRQIAAEKLIGPNANPSQLGDPISLKTETNDANSNPRGEPENKQDFSKTEGKVPESSGGSHEERMLRGEGPKGHHVSGMMTDEIRQGKRGAPGMTMEGDATSVKRVEVVGDATKGGRGKESKL; translated from the coding sequence ATGAccaaacccctccgccaaatcgccgccgagaagctcatcgGCCCCAATGCCAATCCCTCCCAGCTTGGTGATCCGATTTCACTAAAGACAGAGACGAATGATGCGAACTCTAACCCAAGGGGTGAGCCGGAGAACAAGCAAGACTTTTCCAAAACCGAGGGTAAAGTCCCAGAGTCGTCAGGTGGAAGCCATGAGGAAAGGATGCTGAGGGGAGAGGGGCCAAAGGGACATCATGTGAGCGGGATGATGACTGATGAGATTCGGCAAGGGAAGAGGGGAGCTCCGGGCATGACTATGGAGGGGGATGCTACTAGtgtgaagagggtggaggttgttggggatgcGACgaagggtgggagggggaaggagtcGAAGTTGTGA
- a CDS encoding hypothetical protein (EggNog:ENOG503P4NS; COG:S): protein MEPITPYRPYLLRLWFLVALVLVTTASLGLVEYSLHKLLSTADLSSAVVAGSDYNSTSSTPSFSPSVARKTTVTRTTLAYINATVQIPHAKATRGMMRTETNENTHISKRAGRQNSTNPRVTRWNPRPTQRPWNPERNSPKDSSIVAECSEPPNPRASGDCAIILDPSVMSVPAYISQIGSAWGGWVNIGLPATLLLTPRPTKTPAPTATSYPEIETETVVETLTVYYSESYLDDRPVPDTEVVYPETKITTELALPTTETIFTDAVPNIQAVPNPDISPTSTQSAGISTVFTERPSSNVILSIQTVPNPGTIPKQMQPKATESTIISDLEAMDKKDTETNRLFTSWSPTVHATAPRNVRHSASLKNWSTSDTSWQLLTPANAIRITSTSTPSVPTLRGSSQLGTPEYFMSTSTVPTPRTRGSTTTGSLEYSTFSKAIISPIITSSVSPNEESSTDGNGSYIVYVLTPEAYFLGSFAPLIFAILFYLPWASLDAVAKRMEPFYRLSSSKGAVASESLNVSYESQVPLVGQLWNSLIRRHWVVSLTSFLVILCQVLMALSPEAIRISVIGTDCRANVTCPGVLSVSTAPARAMEAMLLVMIICTAVLAGQLWNRRSQLYSEPFSLAGTATLVANDGSFLQLFRQVDSQSLTSDGKGLEKALGKNTRYRVTVYKNERGAAQNGIVLEPPHTTSQAFPATTTPASGVKFLPVKRSNPLILELCLLFLIIVIILPIIIWYYLNNDQNHPLELFLSGQDFGVRFLFAAIGILIDELWKNIFSSMRPFLFMHFCLY from the exons ATGGAACCTATAACTCCTTACCGTCCATACCTTTTGCGCCTTTGGTTCTTGGTGGCCCTAGTGCTTGTCACAACAGCCTCTCTGGGACTGGTCGAATATTCCCTCCACAAACTTCTGTCAACTGCTGATCTCAGCAGCGCAGTTGTGGCTGGCTCAGACTACAACTCGACCTCCTCTACACCTTCCTTCTCTCCGTCAGTCGCTCGCAAGACAACCGTAACCCGTACGACACTTGCCTATATCAACGCAACAGTGCAGATACCACATGCAAAAGCGACCCGAGGTATGATGCGCACTGAAACCAATGAGAATACACACATCTCCAAGCGAGCCGGACGCCAGAATTCCACTAACCCAAGGGTTACCAGATG GAACCCACGTCCCACACAAAGGCCTTGGAATCCAGAAAGGAACTCTCCAAAAGACTCGAGCATAGTGGCAGAATGTTCAgaaccccccaatccccggGCATCTGGAGATTGTGCCATAATACTTGACCCCAGTGTAATGAGTGTACCCGCCTATATAAGTCAAATCGGTTCAGCATGGGGTGGATGGGTAAACATTGGATTGCCTGCAACATTGCTCCTTACGCCTCGTCCTACCAAGACTCCTGCACCCACAGCAACTAGCTACCCCGAAATCGAAACTGAAACAGTGGTGGAAACTCTGACAGTATATTATTCTGAAAGTTATCTCGACGACAGACCTGTTCCCGACACCGAGGTGGTCTACCCCGAAACCAAGATTACTACCGAGCTAGCGCTTCCCACCACCGAGACAATTTTCACCGATGCAGTTCCTAACATTCAA GCCGTTCCCAACCCCGATATATCTCCCACTTCCACTCAGTCGGCAGGCATTAGCACAGTTTTCACTGAGAGGCCATCCAGCAACGTAATCCTCAGCATTCAAACGGTTCCCAACCCCGGAACTATTCCCAAACAGATGCAGCCCAAAGCAACAGAAAGCACCATTATTTCCGATTTAGAGGCAATGGATAAAAAAGACACCGAAACAAACAGGCTGTTTACCAGCTGGTCACCCACTGTGCACGCCACTGCCCCCCGCAATGTTCGGCATTCAGCATCACTGAAAAACTGGTCAACCTCTGACACGTCCTGGCAGTTACTTACTCCCGCAAATGCCATAAGAATCACTAGTACTTCAACACCGTCAGTACCTACTCTAAGAGGGTCATCTCAACTGGGTACTCCAGAGTATTTCATGTCCACAAGCACTGTTCCAACACCGAGGACCAGGGGCTCGACAACAACTGGCTCACTGGAATACTCAACATTCTCAAAGGCCATAATAagccccatcatcacttcATCTGTTTCACCTAATGAGGAAAGTTCCACAGACGGAAATGGCTCATACATTGTTTATGTATTGACACCAGAAGCTTACTTTCTTGGATCCTTTGCTCCTCTCATATTCGCCATCCTCTTCTATCTACCGTGGGCCAGTTTAGATGCAGTTGCAAAGAGAATGGAGCCGTTTTACCGACTTAGCAGCTCCAAGGGCGCAGTAGCATCCGAGTCCCTGAACGTTTCCTACGAAAGCCAAGTACCCTTGGTCGGGCAGCTCTGGAATTCACTTATCCGAAGACACTGGGTTGTATCACTCACCTCCTTTCTGGTCATATTATGCCAGGTCTTGATGGCACTTTCACCTGAAGCAATCCGAATATCTGTGATAGGGACCGACTGCCGTGCGAACGTCACATGTCCTGGGGTATTAAGCGTGTCGACAGCGCCTGCCAGGGCAATGGAAGCTATGTTGCTCGTCATGATTATTTGCACTGCTGTGCTTGCAGGGCAGCTTTGGAACCGACGATCCCAGCTATACTCGGAACCTTTCAGTCTTGCTGGCACGGCAACTCTGGTGGCGAATGATGGCTCCTTCTTGCAGCTATTTCGGCAGGTGGACTCTCAGTCTCTGACGTCGGATGgcaaggggttggagaaAGCATTGGGAAAAAACACACGATACCGCGTCACAGTATACAAAAATGAGAGAGGGGCAGCACAAAATGGCATTGTTTTGGAGCCACCGCACACGACCTCCCAAGCCTTTCCGGCCACCACAACTCCTGCATCTGGCGTCAAATTCCTTCCAGTAAAACGGTCGAATCCCCTGATATTGGAATTATGTCTCCTTtttctcatcatcgtcatcattcTGCCGATAATAATCTGGTATTATCTTAACAACGACCAAAACCATCCGCTTGAGCTATTCCTGAGCGGCCAGGACTTTGGAGTCAGGTTCCTTTTCGCGGCAATAGGCATCCTCATCGACGAGCTTTGGAAGAACATTTTTTCAAGTATGCGTCCCTTCCTTTTCATGCACTTTTGCCTATACTAA
- a CDS encoding hypothetical protein (COG:F; EggNog:ENOG503NZMH), with translation MSGSFPAQTGPPLASTKDESPSTKTRSSSSEFPSELSSSGFLSEGSVTQSGPRTWVPGRESTLEKRILRKIRQHNDRGDTDAKIIVNFVIDFDHGQYIKSHKKGADTNLDWAYTLTGFRNIVQASTALDYMSQTWPQTGARLYSYLDLRLRQSSYHRFRVQFAGNGGANITVHLDKETPDLTAETCHLSITASGHQNLVASVASQIAWFCGAFRRSPEGGLIYCKPTVSETLHFDSSDSSSDESMRFNIGYIDTPIDGSDLDVPRTCWNGLFIDQPHTRIVCGYPIRVQPGYAFNSTSVPLTGLEITWKILMRIREDETPVERPQNLATTPVVVHGKCFFLISKVLNKGVVFWHLERRYDHEGSEFRLDNLPRPEVSSDFDFDQLGNYRHFIGGECGVRKLFVIEGRLQEGFTCPD, from the coding sequence ATGAGCGGATCTTTCCCTGCCCAGACTGGGCCTCCCTTGGCCTCGACGAAGGACGAATCTCCCTCGACCAAAACCCGATCTTCCTCCAGTGAATTTCCGAGCGAGTTGTCCTCCAGCGGATTTTTGAGCGAAGGTTCCGTTACCCAAAGCGGTCCTCGGACTTGGGTGCCTGGCCGTGAGTCCACGCTCGAGAAAAGAATATTGCGCAAAATCAGACAGCACAACGACCGAGGCGACACCGATGCCAAGATCATCGTCAATTTTGTCATCGATTTTGACCATGGTCAGTATATCAAAAGCCACAAGAAGGGCGCGGACACCAACTTGGACTGGGCCTACACACTCACAGGCTTCAGGAACATTGTCCAGGCATCAACCGCGCTCGACTACATGAGCCAGACATGGCCCCAAACAGGCGCCCGACTGTACAGCTATCTAGACCTGCGCTTACGTCAATCTTCGTACCACAGATTTCGTGTGCAGTTCGCTGGAAATGGGGGTGCAAACATCACCGTGCACCTCGACAAGGAAACACCAGACCTTACAGCGGAAACATGCCATTTATCCATCACAGCCAGTGGTCACCAAAACCTTGTAGCCTCGGTGGCTAGCCAAATCGCTTGGTTCTGTGGCGCGTTCAGAAGATCGCCCGAAGGTGGTCTCATCTACTGCAAACCGACGGTCAGTGAGACGCTTCATTTTGATTCTTCGGACTCGTCGAGCGATGAAAGCATGAGATTTAATATTGGTTACATCGACACGCCCATCGACGGGTCCGACCTTGACGTGCCACGAACCTGCTGGAATGGCCTTTTTATTGACCAACCTCATACTCGGATTGTGTGCGGATACCCAATCCGTGTTCAGCCAGGATATGCGTTCAACTCAACAAGCGTGCCTTTGACGGGGTTGGAGATTACGTGGAAGATCCTCATGAGGATTCGTGAGGACGAGACGCCGGTTGAGAGGCCTCAGAACCTGGCAACCACCCCGGTTGTTGTTCATGGGAAGTGTTTTTTTCTTATCTCCAAGGTGTTGAACAAGGGAGTGGTGTTTTGGCATTTGGAGCGGCGGTATGATCATGAGGGGTCTGAGTTTAGGCTTGATAACTTGCCTCGTCCGGAGGTGAGCAGTGACTTCGACTTTGACCAGCTAGGGAATTACAGGCACTTCATTGGGGGGGAGTGTGGGGTGAGGAAGCTTTTTGTCATTGAGGGTCGGTTGCAGGAGGGCTTTACTTGCCCCGATTGA